From Thermomicrobiales bacterium, a single genomic window includes:
- a CDS encoding ABC transporter permease: MAEGVASERQEETPAESRRWFEPAIDFIARYREASIAAVAILLIIYIQLNNSVFLTSPVMSVVLRDTARIGMIAVGIVVVMITAEIDLSVGAIYALAPYLMIRISQDWELSLWLTAPIAILIGIGVGFFNGFITTKLRIPSLITTLGTFFLLTGFTVSYANSQPIRMPVKQPFNYIFGQNLYGPRDSLFSWDGLTGFTPFIWTLIVTLVLTLVLARTVFGLHIVSTGSNLLAAREIGVRTDRIKIAAFMISGALAALTGVITATVVGSAAPDTGGSTLTLLAIAAAVIGGTSLMGGSGTVIGALIGAFVISCLNNGLVLLGAQATESNIYLGLAILAAMILNVQLDAVRVKRKR; this comes from the coding sequence ATGGCAGAAGGAGTCGCATCGGAGCGTCAGGAGGAAACCCCGGCGGAAAGCCGCCGGTGGTTCGAGCCTGCCATCGATTTCATTGCCCGTTACCGGGAAGCGAGCATCGCTGCCGTCGCGATCCTGCTCATTATCTATATCCAGCTCAACAACAGTGTCTTCCTGACCAGTCCGGTGATGAGCGTGGTGCTGCGCGATACTGCCCGGATTGGCATGATCGCCGTGGGAATCGTCGTGGTGATGATTACCGCGGAGATCGATCTGTCAGTCGGCGCGATCTATGCACTGGCCCCGTATCTGATGATTCGGATAAGTCAGGACTGGGAGTTGTCGCTTTGGTTGACTGCCCCCATCGCAATCCTCATTGGCATCGGCGTCGGGTTCTTCAATGGGTTCATTACCACCAAGCTGCGCATCCCGTCGTTGATTACGACGCTCGGCACGTTCTTTCTCTTGACTGGCTTCACGGTCTCGTACGCGAACAGTCAGCCCATCCGGATGCCGGTGAAGCAGCCGTTCAACTACATCTTCGGCCAGAATCTGTACGGTCCCCGTGATTCGCTTTTTTCCTGGGATGGGCTCACCGGCTTTACGCCATTCATCTGGACACTGATCGTTACCTTGGTCCTGACGCTCGTGCTGGCCCGCACGGTATTCGGACTGCATATCGTGTCCACCGGCAGCAACCTGCTGGCCGCGCGCGAGATCGGCGTGCGCACCGATCGCATCAAGATCGCCGCCTTCATGATCAGTGGCGCGTTGGCCGCGTTGACTGGCGTGATCACGGCGACCGTGGTTGGCTCCGCGGCTCCCGATACCGGCGGCAGCACGCTAACCCTGCTCGCGATCGCCGCCGCGGTCATCGGCGGCACCTCGTTGATGGGCGGTTCCGGCACAGTGATTGGCGCGTTGATTGGCGCTTTCGTGATCTCCTGTCTGAACAATGGTTTGGTGCTGCTCGGCGCCCAGGCCACGGAATCGAACATCTATCTCGGCCTGGCGATCCTCGCGGCCATGATTCTGAACGTGCAGCTCGACGCGGTGCGAGTGAAGAGGAAACGTTGA